From Xenopus tropicalis strain Nigerian chromosome 3, UCB_Xtro_10.0, whole genome shotgun sequence, the proteins below share one genomic window:
- the LOC116409498 gene encoding endonuclease domain-containing 1 protein-like yields MDIALSLCWLFLAFPHMAETLLSDNFKECKSFFYKKELPSGFQEITEEPDYICQQYKNKIYFATLYDKEKRIPLYSAYIMGKNLKKNHKSRTSSFNVEPQLVDKSLPGNMLPETQTDISISKYKKITRKKASDLLSQSQAIKADYKGRTYTTGTLSPSGHHADSNSRHASLTLTNVAPMTKELNNKIWDKYETEMITITNEFKCATMYVVTGTVPGSEWVNHNNNKRVNIPSHVWSAYCCTEKNGQPIKSGGGIAPNDKSAENIEAKTISELEEELSNQNTNIKIFKDDCAANE; encoded by the exons ATGGATATAGCACTGAGCCTGTGCTGGCTGTTCCTAGCCTTCCCCCATATGGCTGAAACTCTCCTGTCTGATAACTTTAAAGAGTGTAAAAGTTTTTTCTACAAAAAAGAGCTCCCCTCAGGATTTCAGGAAATAACCGAAGAACCGGATTATATCTGCCAGcagtataaaaacaaaatttactttGCAACCCTGTATGATAAAGAGAAGCGCATCCCCCTGTATTCTGCTTATATCATGGGCAAGAACCTAAAAAAGAATCACAAGAGCAGAACATCCTCATTCAATGTAGAACCCCAG CTGGTTGACAAAAGCCTGCCGGGTAACATGCTCCCTGAGACCCAAACTGACATCTCTATCTCTAAATATAAGAAAATTACAAGGAAGAAAGCATCTGATCTGCTGAGCCAGAGCCAAGCCATTAAAGCTGATTACAAAGGAAGAACATATACAACAGGGACCCTCAGTCCCAGCGGGCACCACGCGGACTCCAACAGCCGGCACGCCAGTCTCACCCTGACCAATGTGGCACCAATGACTAAAGAACTGAACAATAAGATATGGGACAAATACGAGACTGAAATGATTACGATCACTAATGAGTTTAAATGTGCCACCATGTACGTGGTTACCGGCACTGTGccaggcagtgaatgggttaaTCATAATAACAATAAGCGAGTGAATATTCCCAGCCACGTGTGGAGCGCTTACTGTTGCACCGAGAAAAATGGCCAGCCGATAAAGTCCGGGGGAGGAATAGCTCCTAATGATAAATCAGCTGAAAACATTGAAGCAAAAACAATCTCTGAACTTGAGGAAGAGCTTAGTAATCAAAAtaccaatataaaaatattcaaaGATGACTGTGCAGCAAATGAATAA